A portion of the Streptomyces coeruleoprunus genome contains these proteins:
- a CDS encoding sugar phosphate isomerase/epimerase family protein, translating into MDVLELARRLGVEGVQFDLGGPGRGPRLDAAGSVDALRDASAATGVALLGVTANTLNDIGLTAPEGTAAAAEVRRVLARLLDVAHALGVPLVFVPSFRRSAIDGPEGLRRTARVLAWAAAEAEARGLLVASENVLAPDGAVELADRVGSPAFRLLLDTYNPKAAGLAVPGLVEEATRRGVRFADQVHVKDGVAGTDRTPLLGDGDGEVGAALAAVARHLPPPRALVLENDHRDGDEARLALDLARTRTHAERLGRGRTRDDVPNRGDR; encoded by the coding sequence GTGGACGTGCTGGAGCTGGCCCGGCGGCTCGGGGTCGAGGGCGTGCAGTTCGACCTCGGGGGGCCCGGGCGGGGGCCCCGGCTCGACGCGGCCGGCAGTGTCGACGCCCTGCGGGACGCCTCCGCGGCCACGGGCGTCGCGCTGCTCGGGGTCACCGCGAACACCCTCAACGACATCGGCCTGACCGCGCCCGAGGGCACCGCCGCCGCGGCGGAGGTCCGCCGGGTCCTCGCCCGACTCCTGGACGTGGCGCACGCCCTCGGTGTGCCCCTGGTGTTCGTGCCGAGCTTCCGGCGCAGCGCCATCGACGGGCCGGAGGGTCTGCGCCGTACCGCCCGGGTGCTGGCGTGGGCGGCCGCCGAGGCGGAGGCCCGCGGGCTGCTCGTCGCGAGCGAGAACGTCCTCGCGCCGGACGGCGCCGTGGAGCTGGCCGACCGGGTCGGCTCCCCCGCCTTCCGGCTGCTGCTGGACACGTACAACCCGAAGGCGGCCGGCCTGGCCGTCCCCGGCCTCGTCGAGGAGGCCACCCGGCGCGGCGTCCGGTTCGCGGACCAGGTCCACGTCAAGGACGGCGTCGCCGGCACCGACCGCACGCCGCTGCTCGGCGACGGCGACGGCGAGGTGGGGGCGGCCCTCGCCGCGGTCGCCCGCCACCTGCCGCCGCCGCGCGCGCTGGTGCTGGAGAACGACCACCGCGACGGCGACGAGGCCCGCCTCGCGCTGGACCTCGCCAGGACCCGCACCCACGCCGAACGGCTCGGGCGCGGGCGTACCCGCGACGACGTACCGAATCGGGGAGACCGATGA
- a CDS encoding ROK family protein, which produces MNVTVFDVGGTHLRRAVWSPRGGLADLVDEPTPSHLLNPDAPVAELRDRLIDALCAAVPAAAPGGPPAVAGVSFGAALNQRSGIVYGSAPLFGDETTILDLPGLLYERRPDVDWHVVNDVTAALLHFASSPRCQGHRKVLLMTISSGIACRTIDRRRDVIATDGAGLQGEVGHLPAAASLAGEPVVLRCDCGTDGHVAAYASGPGIRRMADVLRERDGAGWDASPLGKAMEAGEPFEAAFGAALDAGDQLAGELLDAVTAPVADVLRTALSLDPEIDELALTGGAAVALGRHYRAAVLGHLRRQGLYLTGERAPEWIEDHIGVCGPGEANGLIGAGIAALAAATGRRMEELTHTGPAASATATHPAIVRDDRGLHLLPRPTVEPGPGELSVAPLVSGLCGTDLQMLRGLRRDGAPVLGHEGVARVVTAGPGTDPRLAPGTLVVVNPTHRTDPSFLLGHNVDGLLQERALIPATAVRDGLVVPLPEAPEAELAALVEPLAVVRYASLALRTIRPRTLLVFGDGTVGHLAVRTARQWLGDDVRTVHVHHTAEGVEWSAAAPHRADVAFQHGRFTPAELGAALADGPVAVLLATPCVAMLACLETALAATEGREVLVDLLGGVPRPATIPALPGVDLGAIRAANCAGVPEPPRIADLTTADGRPIRVFGHRGVANCHLLDAAEELCREPGRYRDLVTHVVTPGEAVRIMGRLAVSRRRTVDGRRLIKMAVRWDAARELGGGR; this is translated from the coding sequence GTGAACGTCACCGTCTTCGACGTGGGAGGAACGCACCTGCGGCGGGCCGTCTGGTCCCCGCGGGGCGGCCTGGCCGACCTCGTCGACGAGCCCACGCCCAGCCACCTGCTCAACCCGGACGCGCCCGTCGCCGAACTGCGGGACCGGCTGATCGACGCCCTGTGCGCCGCCGTGCCGGCCGCCGCCCCCGGCGGGCCGCCCGCGGTCGCCGGGGTGTCCTTCGGGGCCGCGCTCAACCAGCGCAGCGGCATCGTCTACGGCTCCGCGCCGCTGTTCGGCGACGAGACGACGATCCTCGACCTGCCGGGTCTGCTGTACGAGCGGCGGCCCGACGTCGACTGGCACGTCGTGAACGACGTGACGGCGGCCCTGCTGCACTTCGCGTCGTCGCCGCGCTGCCAGGGGCACCGCAAGGTGCTGCTGATGACCATCAGCTCCGGCATCGCCTGCCGGACCATCGACCGCCGCCGTGACGTCATCGCCACGGACGGGGCCGGCCTCCAGGGCGAGGTCGGCCACCTCCCGGCGGCCGCGTCCCTGGCCGGCGAGCCGGTCGTCCTGCGCTGCGACTGCGGTACGGACGGCCATGTCGCCGCGTACGCCTCCGGCCCCGGCATCCGGCGCATGGCGGACGTCCTGCGGGAGCGGGACGGGGCCGGCTGGGACGCGTCCCCGCTGGGCAAGGCCATGGAGGCGGGCGAGCCCTTCGAGGCGGCGTTCGGGGCGGCGCTCGACGCGGGCGACCAGCTCGCCGGGGAACTCCTCGACGCGGTCACCGCCCCGGTCGCCGACGTGCTGCGCACGGCGCTCAGCCTGGACCCGGAGATCGACGAACTCGCCCTCACCGGCGGCGCGGCCGTCGCCCTGGGCCGGCACTACCGGGCCGCGGTCCTCGGGCACCTGCGTCGGCAGGGGCTGTACCTGACCGGGGAGCGGGCGCCGGAGTGGATCGAGGACCACATCGGGGTGTGCGGCCCCGGTGAGGCCAACGGGCTGATCGGCGCGGGCATCGCGGCGCTCGCCGCCGCCACCGGGCGGCGCATGGAGGAGCTGACGCACACCGGTCCGGCCGCCTCCGCCACGGCGACGCACCCGGCGATCGTCCGCGACGACCGCGGGCTGCACCTGCTGCCCCGGCCCACCGTCGAGCCGGGTCCGGGCGAGCTGTCCGTCGCCCCGCTGGTGTCCGGACTGTGCGGTACGGACCTCCAGATGCTGCGCGGCCTGCGCAGGGACGGGGCGCCCGTCCTCGGCCACGAGGGCGTGGCGCGGGTCGTCACGGCCGGGCCCGGGACCGATCCGCGCCTGGCGCCGGGCACGCTCGTCGTGGTCAACCCGACGCACCGGACGGACCCGTCGTTCCTGCTCGGGCACAACGTGGACGGGCTCCTCCAGGAGCGGGCCCTCATCCCGGCCACCGCCGTCCGCGACGGCCTCGTGGTCCCCCTGCCCGAGGCACCGGAGGCCGAACTGGCCGCGCTGGTCGAGCCGTTGGCGGTGGTCCGCTACGCGTCGCTCGCGCTGCGCACGATCCGGCCGAGGACGCTGCTGGTCTTCGGCGACGGCACGGTCGGCCACCTCGCCGTCCGTACGGCACGGCAGTGGCTCGGCGACGACGTGCGCACGGTCCACGTGCACCACACGGCGGAGGGCGTGGAGTGGAGCGCCGCGGCGCCGCACCGCGCCGACGTGGCCTTCCAGCACGGCCGGTTCACCCCCGCCGAGCTGGGCGCGGCGCTCGCCGACGGGCCGGTCGCGGTGCTGCTGGCGACGCCCTGCGTGGCGATGCTGGCGTGCCTGGAGACCGCCCTGGCGGCCACCGAGGGCCGGGAGGTCCTGGTGGACCTGCTGGGCGGGGTGCCGCGGCCGGCGACGATCCCGGCGCTGCCCGGGGTGGACCTGGGCGCGATACGGGCCGCCAACTGCGCGGGCGTGCCCGAGCCGCCGCGTATCGCGGACCTCACGACCGCCGACGGGCGGCCCATACGGGTCTTCGGTCACCGGGGGGTCGCCAACTGCCACCTGCTGGACGCGGCGGAGGAGCTGTGCCGGGAGCCGGGGCGGTACCGGGACCTCGTCACCCATGTGGTGACGCCCGGGGAGGCCGTGCGGATCATGGGCCGGCTCGCCGTCAGCCGGCGGCGCACTGTCGACGGGCGCCGGCTGATCAAGATGGCGGTGCGGTGGGATGCGGCGCGGGAGCTCGGGGGCGGGCGATGA
- a CDS encoding sedoheptulose 7-phosphate cyclase: MTEITTAQPRSLTTALDIPRPPDLSWYVQARQPVGYEVNLTRGLLNPDNPALARSVGADGYTSVRTLVVVDKVVDGLYGKALRAYFDAWRVDARWKVMPGDEDTKNLEQAVEVTAAMTEMGILRRTEKVVVVGGGVLMDVVGLAASLYRRGAPYVRVPTTLVGQVDAGVGVKTGVNHGTHKNRLGTYFAPEITLIDPEFLRTVEPRHIANGLAEIIKMALIKDASLFRLLEETVAGIDGDALADCGPAMGEVVSRAIAGMLDELEPNLWEWVLERSVDYGHTFSPSLELRADPPLLHGEAVAVDMAVCVALAVGRGLLSQADAERALGLMVAARLPIAHPVFTPELLEVGLADAVKHRDGLQRLPLTNGIGDCVFVNDVTGDELRRALEFVHAYAGTRDGVRDGS; the protein is encoded by the coding sequence ATGACCGAGATCACCACCGCGCAGCCGCGCAGCCTCACCACCGCCCTCGACATCCCCCGCCCGCCGGACCTCAGCTGGTACGTGCAGGCGCGGCAGCCCGTCGGGTACGAGGTGAACCTGACCCGCGGTCTGCTCAACCCCGACAACCCGGCCCTGGCCCGCTCGGTCGGCGCCGACGGGTACACCTCCGTACGTACCCTCGTCGTCGTCGACAAGGTCGTCGACGGCCTGTACGGCAAGGCGCTGCGGGCGTACTTCGACGCCTGGCGGGTCGACGCCCGCTGGAAGGTCATGCCGGGCGACGAGGACACCAAGAACCTGGAGCAGGCCGTCGAGGTCACCGCGGCCATGACCGAGATGGGCATCCTGCGCCGTACCGAGAAGGTCGTCGTCGTGGGCGGCGGCGTGCTCATGGACGTGGTCGGCCTGGCCGCCAGCCTCTACCGGCGCGGCGCCCCCTACGTCCGCGTGCCCACCACGCTCGTCGGCCAGGTCGACGCGGGCGTCGGCGTGAAGACGGGCGTCAACCACGGCACGCACAAGAACCGCCTCGGCACCTACTTCGCGCCCGAGATCACGCTGATCGACCCCGAGTTCCTGCGCACGGTCGAGCCGCGGCACATCGCCAACGGCCTCGCCGAGATCATCAAGATGGCGCTGATCAAGGACGCCTCGCTGTTCCGGCTGCTGGAGGAGACCGTCGCCGGCATCGACGGGGACGCGCTCGCCGACTGCGGCCCGGCCATGGGCGAGGTCGTGTCGCGGGCCATCGCCGGCATGCTCGACGAGCTGGAGCCCAACCTGTGGGAGTGGGTGCTGGAGCGCTCCGTCGACTACGGGCACACCTTCAGCCCGTCGCTGGAGCTGCGCGCCGACCCGCCGCTGCTGCACGGCGAGGCCGTCGCCGTCGACATGGCGGTGTGCGTGGCGCTCGCCGTCGGCCGTGGCCTGCTGTCGCAGGCCGACGCGGAGCGGGCGCTCGGCCTGATGGTCGCGGCCCGACTGCCCATCGCCCACCCGGTGTTCACGCCGGAGCTGCTGGAGGTCGGGCTCGCCGACGCGGTCAAGCACCGCGACGGCCTGCAGCGGCTGCCGCTGACGAACGGCATCGGCGACTGCGTGTTCGTCAACGACGTCACGGGCGACGAGCTGCGGCGCGCCCTGGAGTTCGTCCACGCCTACGCGGGGACGCGCGACGGCGTTCGGGACGGGTCGTGA
- a CDS encoding aldo/keto reductase, with protein MRITTLGKNGPVVGRVGLGTMGMSFGYDPHGWDDDASVKVIHRALELGVNLIDTADVYGPFTNEELVGRALKGRRDQAVLVTKGGLVVDENGLGLNGRPEHLKAAVDASLARLGTDHVDLYFLHRVDPQVPLEESWGALAELVAAGKLRALGLSAVTLEQVKAAEAVHEVAAVESEASLFTRDAFDEVLPYTVEKGIAFLPFSPLGRGLLTGSFTKPDDLPKDDWRATQPRFTEEALAHNAAIVDVVRGVAERHGATPAQVALAWLISKGEYVVPIPGTKTARYLEQNAGGADLILTQADVAELDALPAPMGAAEA; from the coding sequence ATGCGCATCACCACCCTCGGCAAGAACGGCCCCGTCGTAGGCCGCGTCGGTCTCGGCACCATGGGCATGTCCTTCGGGTACGACCCGCACGGCTGGGACGACGACGCCTCCGTCAAGGTCATCCACCGCGCCCTGGAGCTGGGCGTCAACCTCATCGACACGGCCGACGTGTACGGCCCGTTCACCAACGAGGAGCTGGTCGGCCGCGCCCTCAAGGGCCGCCGCGACCAGGCCGTACTCGTCACCAAGGGCGGGCTCGTCGTCGACGAGAACGGCCTCGGCCTCAACGGCCGGCCCGAGCACCTGAAGGCCGCCGTCGACGCGAGCCTCGCCCGCCTCGGCACCGACCACGTCGACCTGTACTTCCTCCACCGCGTCGACCCGCAGGTCCCGCTGGAGGAGAGCTGGGGCGCCCTCGCCGAGCTGGTCGCGGCGGGCAAGCTGCGCGCGCTGGGCCTGTCGGCGGTCACGCTGGAGCAGGTCAAGGCCGCCGAGGCGGTGCACGAGGTGGCCGCCGTCGAGTCGGAGGCGTCGCTGTTCACGCGGGACGCGTTCGACGAGGTCCTGCCGTACACGGTCGAGAAGGGCATCGCGTTCCTGCCGTTCTCGCCGCTCGGCCGCGGCCTGCTGACCGGCTCGTTCACCAAGCCGGACGACCTGCCGAAGGACGACTGGCGGGCCACCCAGCCGCGCTTCACCGAGGAGGCGCTGGCGCACAACGCGGCCATCGTGGACGTCGTCCGGGGCGTCGCCGAGCGGCACGGCGCCACGCCGGCGCAGGTCGCGCTGGCCTGGCTGATCAGCAAGGGCGAATACGTCGTACCGATCCCCGGCACCAAGACCGCGCGCTACCTGGAGCAGAACGCGGGCGGCGCCGACCTGATCCTCACGCAGGCGGACGTGGCCGAACTGGACGCCCTGCCCGCCCCGATGGGCGCGGCGGAGGCGTAG
- a CDS encoding FAD-binding oxidoreductase: MNKLNRRRFLTVGSGVAVGTAAGLSTALPASAEVAEAAQAVGPSVTVTPSDPRYADLRSGMNQRWVATPEKIVLPRTTADVVSAVQSAVSAGKRITVSGGSHCFEDFVYNAETKVVLNMSLMNAVTFDQSRLAFCVQGGATLIDVYEALHGGWGVTLPGGICHSVGIGGHVLGGGFGMLSRQHGLIVDHLHAVEVVVVDANGMARAVVATRDPADPNHDLFWAHTGGGGGSFGVVTRFWFRTPGATGSDPTRLLPKAPSEIYISSIFWPWSKVTQDGFSRLVTYYGEWLERNNSPGTTGGSLFSWMLLNHRVAGNLGLIIQIDASLPGAADVLSDYLAGLNAAVGVPTTPVRRDGVVDSEYSTTRKLPWLRGTKYIGSVSPTQLDPTMRGIHKSSHLLRPTPQNHIDAMYKHLNSTDPVSPYAGIVYASAGGRISSVSSTATAVAQRAAIMKTNFESVWYEPGDDAVNVSWVRRAFADVYADTGGVPVPNTVTDGCYINYPDGDLGDPQYNASAVPWHDLYWKGNYARLQRVKRVWDPTNVFRHRQSVQLS, encoded by the coding sequence ATGAACAAGCTGAATCGCCGCAGATTCCTCACCGTGGGATCCGGCGTCGCCGTCGGCACGGCGGCGGGCCTGTCCACCGCCCTCCCGGCGAGTGCCGAGGTGGCCGAGGCCGCCCAGGCGGTGGGCCCCAGCGTGACGGTCACCCCGAGCGACCCGCGCTACGCGGATCTGCGGTCCGGGATGAACCAGCGCTGGGTCGCGACCCCGGAGAAGATCGTCCTGCCGAGGACGACCGCCGACGTGGTGTCCGCCGTACAGTCCGCCGTGAGCGCCGGCAAGCGCATCACCGTTTCGGGCGGCAGCCACTGCTTCGAGGACTTCGTCTACAACGCGGAGACCAAGGTCGTCCTCAACATGTCGCTGATGAACGCGGTGACGTTCGACCAGTCGCGCCTCGCGTTCTGTGTCCAGGGCGGCGCCACGCTGATCGACGTGTACGAGGCGCTGCACGGCGGCTGGGGCGTGACCCTGCCGGGCGGGATATGCCACTCCGTCGGCATCGGCGGGCATGTCCTGGGCGGCGGCTTCGGGATGCTGTCGCGGCAGCACGGGCTGATCGTGGACCATCTGCACGCGGTCGAGGTCGTGGTCGTCGACGCGAACGGAATGGCCCGTGCCGTGGTCGCCACGCGCGACCCGGCCGACCCGAACCACGACCTGTTCTGGGCGCACACGGGCGGCGGGGGCGGCAGCTTCGGCGTCGTCACCCGGTTCTGGTTCCGTACGCCCGGAGCGACCGGTTCGGACCCGACGCGGCTGCTGCCGAAGGCGCCGTCGGAGATCTACATCAGCAGCATCTTCTGGCCGTGGTCGAAGGTGACGCAGGACGGGTTCTCGCGGCTCGTCACGTACTACGGCGAGTGGCTGGAGCGGAACAACAGCCCTGGCACGACGGGCGGTTCGCTGTTCTCGTGGATGCTGCTGAACCACCGTGTCGCCGGCAACCTCGGCCTCATCATCCAGATCGACGCCTCGCTGCCGGGCGCCGCGGACGTCCTGTCCGACTACCTCGCGGGCCTCAACGCGGCCGTCGGCGTCCCCACGACGCCCGTACGCCGTGACGGGGTCGTCGACTCCGAGTACTCGACGACGCGCAAGCTCCCGTGGCTGCGGGGCACCAAGTACATCGGCTCGGTCTCCCCCACGCAGCTCGATCCGACGATGCGCGGCATCCACAAGTCGTCGCACCTGCTCAGGCCGACGCCGCAGAACCACATCGACGCGATGTACAAGCACCTGAACAGCACCGATCCGGTCAGCCCGTACGCGGGGATCGTGTACGCGTCGGCCGGCGGGCGCATCAGCTCGGTGTCGTCCACGGCCACGGCGGTCGCCCAGCGCGCCGCGATCATGAAGACCAACTTCGAGAGCGTCTGGTACGAGCCGGGCGACGACGCGGTGAACGTGTCGTGGGTGCGGCGGGCGTTCGCCGACGTGTACGCCGACACCGGCGGCGTGCCCGTGCCCAACACCGTGACGGACGGCTGCTACATCAACTACCCCGACGGCGACCTGGGCGACCCGCAGTACAACGCCTCGGCCGTGCCGTGGCACGACCTGTACTGGAAGGGCAACTACGCCCGGCTCCAGCGGGTGAAGCGGGTCTGGGACCCGACGAACGTGTTCCGGCACCGCCAGTCGGTCCAGCTGTCCTAG
- a CDS encoding VOC family protein — translation MHHIAYTVPDLDRAVAFFTDVIGAELAYRLGPVEDPAGDWMTRKLDVDRAASTNIAMLRLGPTLNLELFEYTAPRQNRELPRNSDWGGHHFAIYVDDVDKATEYLRQVPGVTILGEPETIEDGPIAGDRWVYFKTPWGMSMELINMPEGMPYEQTTDVRVYRPETAWSDR, via the coding sequence GTGCACCACATCGCCTACACCGTCCCCGACCTCGACCGGGCGGTCGCGTTCTTCACGGACGTCATCGGCGCGGAACTCGCCTACCGGCTCGGGCCCGTCGAGGACCCGGCCGGCGACTGGATGACCCGCAAGCTCGACGTCGACCGCGCGGCTTCGACGAACATCGCCATGCTGCGCCTCGGCCCGACCCTGAACCTGGAACTCTTCGAATACACCGCCCCCCGGCAGAATCGTGAACTGCCCCGCAACAGCGACTGGGGCGGCCACCACTTCGCGATTTACGTCGACGACGTCGACAAGGCCACCGAATATCTGCGGCAGGTGCCCGGAGTGACGATTCTCGGCGAGCCGGAAACCATCGAGGACGGCCCGATCGCCGGAGACCGCTGGGTCTATTTCAAAACGCCGTGGGGAATGAGCATGGAACTCATCAACATGCCCGAGGGAATGCCGTACGAGCAGACGACCGACGTCCGCGTGTACCGCCCGGAGACGGCATGGAGCGACCGGTGA
- a CDS encoding nitroreductase/quinone reductase family protein has translation MSAINSNPFNLRVIEEFRANGGKVEDFAGIPLLLLTTKGARTGLARTTPLVHLADRDRIIVFAANGGSPKAPAWFHNLMASGEGEVELGTERFPVRPELIPEAEHERLWSLQTEQDPNFATFRDRTTRSIPVVSLARSHPQPHRRAWPYSI, from the coding sequence GTGAGCGCGATCAACAGCAACCCCTTCAACCTCCGCGTCATCGAGGAGTTCCGCGCCAACGGCGGAAAGGTTGAGGACTTCGCGGGCATTCCGCTGTTGCTGCTGACGACGAAGGGCGCGCGGACGGGCCTTGCCCGGACGACCCCGCTGGTGCACCTCGCGGACCGCGACCGCATCATCGTCTTCGCCGCGAACGGCGGCTCTCCGAAGGCGCCGGCCTGGTTCCACAACCTGATGGCGTCGGGGGAGGGCGAGGTGGAGCTGGGCACCGAGCGCTTCCCGGTACGACCGGAGCTGATCCCGGAGGCGGAACACGAGCGCCTCTGGTCCCTCCAGACGGAACAGGACCCCAACTTCGCCACGTTCCGCGACAGGACGACCCGCTCGATCCCGGTCGTCTCCCTGGCCCGCAGCCACCCCCAACCCCACCGCCGCGCCTGGCCGTACAGCATCTAG
- a CDS encoding DUF4031 domain-containing protein: MTVYIDPPNWPGHGRMWSHMISDTSFEELHAMAAAIGAPSYAFDGDHYDIPSYRYADAVAAGAVEVGSKELVRLLTAAGLRRPKRRPARLPEGG, translated from the coding sequence GTGACGGTGTACATCGACCCGCCCAACTGGCCCGGGCACGGCCGCATGTGGTCCCACATGATCAGCGACACCTCGTTCGAGGAGCTGCACGCGATGGCCGCGGCGATCGGGGCGCCGTCGTACGCCTTCGACGGCGACCACTACGACATCCCGTCGTACCGGTACGCGGACGCCGTCGCCGCCGGGGCGGTCGAGGTCGGCTCCAAGGAACTGGTGCGGCTGCTCACCGCGGCGGGGCTGCGGCGGCCGAAGCGGCGGCCGGCGCGGCTGCCGGAAGGCGGCTGA
- a CDS encoding MurR/RpiR family transcriptional regulator, whose product MPAPDALAAKVRTLAPSMTRSMQRVAEAVAGDPAGCAALTVTGLAELTGTSEATVVRTARLLGYPGYRDLRLALAGLAAQRSSGRSPSVTADIAVDDPIEDVVAKLAYDEQQTLADTAAALDTVQLAAAVTALAGARRTDIYGVGASGLVAQDLAQKLLRIGLVAHAHSDPHLAVTNAVQLRSGDVAVAITHSGSTGDVIEPLRVAFDRGATTVAITGRPDGPVTQYADHILTTSTARESELRPAAMSSRTSQLLVVDCLFTGVTQRTYATAAPALAASYEALAHRHAPRTR is encoded by the coding sequence ATCCCGGCCCCCGACGCGCTCGCCGCCAAGGTGCGCACCCTCGCCCCGTCCATGACGCGCTCCATGCAGCGCGTCGCCGAGGCCGTCGCCGGCGACCCGGCGGGCTGCGCGGCCCTCACGGTCACCGGCCTGGCCGAGCTGACCGGCACGAGCGAGGCCACCGTCGTCCGCACGGCCCGCCTCCTGGGCTACCCCGGCTATCGCGACCTGCGGCTCGCCCTCGCGGGCCTCGCCGCGCAGCGCAGCTCCGGCCGCTCCCCGTCCGTCACGGCGGACATCGCCGTCGACGACCCGATCGAGGACGTCGTCGCCAAGCTCGCCTACGACGAGCAGCAGACCCTCGCGGACACGGCCGCCGCGCTCGACACGGTCCAGCTGGCCGCCGCCGTCACCGCGCTGGCCGGCGCCCGCCGCACCGACATCTACGGCGTCGGCGCCTCCGGCCTGGTCGCGCAGGACCTGGCGCAGAAGCTGCTGCGCATAGGCCTGGTCGCGCACGCCCACAGCGACCCGCACCTCGCCGTGACCAACGCCGTACAGCTGCGCTCGGGGGACGTGGCGGTGGCGATCACCCATTCGGGTTCGACGGGGGACGTCATCGAGCCGCTGCGGGTCGCGTTCGACCGGGGAGCCACCACGGTCGCCATCACGGGCCGGCCCGACGGCCCGGTCACGCAGTACGCCGACCACATCCTCACCACGTCCACCGCCCGGGAGAGCGAGCTGCGGCCGGCCGCCATGTCGTCCCGCACCAGCCAGCTCCTCGTGGTGGACTGCCTGTTCACCGGGGTGACCCAGCGGACGTACGCCACGGCGGCGCCCGCCCTGGCCGCCTCGTACGAGGCCCTGGCCCACCGCCACGCGCCGCGCACCCGCTGA
- the murQ gene encoding N-acetylmuramic acid 6-phosphate etherase yields the protein MIDHDPSTTAALRDQLSTLTTEEFRPDLADVDTLPTLDIARTMNAGDRAVPAAVAGQLPRIAAAIDAIAPRMARGGRLIYAGAGTAGRLGVLDASECPPTFNTDPSTVVGLIAGGPEAIVRAVEGAEDSASLAREDLAALRLTGDDTVVGVSASGRTPYAVGAVAYAREAGALTVGIACNEGSALAEAAEHAVEVVVGPEFVAGSTRLKSGTAQKLVLNMISTITMIRLGKTYGNLMVDVRATNEKLRARSHRIVAQVTGASDEETTAALEATSGEVKPAILTLLAGVDAPTASRLLHQHNGHLRAALSAAAP from the coding sequence ATGATCGACCACGACCCGTCCACCACGGCCGCCCTGCGGGACCAGCTGTCCACGCTCACGACCGAGGAGTTCCGCCCCGACCTGGCGGACGTCGACACGCTGCCGACGCTGGACATCGCCCGCACGATGAACGCCGGCGACCGGGCCGTACCGGCCGCCGTGGCCGGCCAGCTGCCACGGATCGCCGCCGCGATCGACGCCATCGCGCCCCGGATGGCGCGCGGCGGGCGGCTGATCTACGCGGGCGCGGGCACCGCGGGGCGGCTCGGCGTCCTCGACGCCAGCGAGTGCCCGCCCACGTTCAACACCGACCCGTCCACCGTCGTCGGGCTCATCGCGGGCGGCCCCGAGGCGATCGTCCGCGCCGTGGAGGGCGCCGAGGACTCCGCGTCCCTCGCCCGCGAGGACCTGGCGGCGCTGCGCCTCACCGGGGACGACACGGTGGTGGGGGTCTCTGCCTCGGGCCGCACGCCGTACGCCGTCGGGGCGGTCGCGTACGCGCGGGAGGCGGGCGCGCTGACGGTCGGCATCGCCTGCAACGAGGGCAGCGCCCTCGCGGAGGCCGCCGAGCACGCCGTCGAGGTGGTGGTCGGCCCGGAGTTCGTCGCGGGCTCCACCCGCCTGAAGTCGGGCACGGCCCAGAAGCTCGTCCTCAACATGATCTCGACGATCACGATGATCCGGCTCGGCAAGACGTACGGGAACCTGATGGTCGACGTCCGCGCGACCAACGAGAAGCTACGGGCCCGCTCGCACCGCATCGTCGCCCAGGTCACGGGCGCCTCGGACGAGGAGACGACGGCGGCCCTCGAAGCCACGTCGGGTGAGGTGAAACCCGCGATCCTCACCCTGTTGGCGGGCGTCGACGCCCCGACGGCATCCCGCCTGCTGCACCAGCACAACGGCCACCTACGAGCAGCCTTGTCGGCCGCAGCCCCCTGA